A genome region from Populus alba chromosome 5, ASM523922v2, whole genome shotgun sequence includes the following:
- the LOC118030050 gene encoding uncharacterized protein codes for MDFSNFDSVKVEKANAILKYNRLQNLTKLFRLLEFCLAIILLSWIFNKLPFAVKISGEFFRRLAGIVASPLFVFLLSNGIIATLIAKSGRFSGENYGADNADTQLHEDLIKNTGNNRNCPKPFLSQNPNVLLSHAATATATGTTKKVEEVVFQEKHIIISEENAFISTRENENEDHDPEADTSADPDSDRENLKIRRTKSGEMGRKNYVKEKKQLRRSETENLGSRKENLFCREDGLSDEEFHRAIDEFIARHLRFRRQESMSVVVQNQSSSTAEIGKQC; via the coding sequence ATGGATTTCTCCAATTTTGACAGTGTAAAAGTCGAGAAAGCTAATGCAATACTAAAATACAACCGTTTACAAAACTTAACAAAATTGTTTCGTTTACTGGAATTCTGTCTTGCTATAATCCTCCTCTCATGGATCTTTAACAAGCTTCCATTTGCTGTCAAGATTTCCGGGGAGTTTTTCCGGCGACTAGCCGGCATAGTAGCTAGCCCCCTCTTCGTTTTCTTGCTTTCTAACGGGATAATTGCTACTTTGATAGCAAAATCCGGCAGATTCTCCGGCGAGAATTACGGCGCAGACAATGCTGATACTCAACTGCACgaggatttaataaaaaacactggCAACAATCGCAACTGTCCAAAGCCATTTCTCTCACAGAATCCTAACGTATTGCTGTCTCACGCTGCGACAGCGACAGCGACTGGGACAACAAAGAAAGTGGAGGAAGTAGTGTTCCAAGAAAAACACATCATCATCTCCGAAGAGAACGCTTTTATTAGCACGCGTGAAAATGAGAACGAAGATCACGATCCTGAAGCGGACACGTCTGCAGACCCGGATTCTGACcgtgaaaatttgaaaattcggaGGACGAAGTCGGGGGAGATGGGGAGGAAGAATTATGTGAAGGAGAAGAAGCAGCTGCGGAGATCGGAGACAGAGAACTTGGGGTCAAGAAAGGAGAATTTGTTTTGCAGAGAGGATGGGTTGAGCGATGAGGAATTTCACCGTGCCATTGATGAGTTCATTGCAAGGCATTTAAGGTTTCGTCGACAAGAGTCCATGTCAGTTGTTGTTCAAAATCAGAGCTCCAGTACTGCAGAAATTGGGAAACAATGTTAG
- the LOC118029997 gene encoding heavy metal-associated isoprenylated plant protein 43, with the protein MAQRTVLKVDISCEKCKKKLLKAVSTLEGVDKIEADQAKGTLTVTGNADPYEIIMRTRKTGKHADVVSIGPPPAPPKQDGQKKPDEKKPEEKKPEEKAQIHDPHTCYPHTCYQCRQIYLMPMPMSMAPYDEPNPSCSIM; encoded by the exons ATGGCACAAAGAACAGTCTTGAAGGTTGATATTTCATGcgagaaatgcaagaaaaagcTTCTCAAAGCTGTGTCTACACTTGAAG GTGTAGATAAGATTGAGGCTGATCAAGCGAAGGGAACATTAACGGTAACAGGAAATGCAGACCCGTATGAGATAATAATGCGTACAAGAAAAACAGGGAAACATGCAGACGTGGTGAGCATAGGGCCACCTCCGGCACCACCAAAACAAGATGGGCAAAAGAAGCCGGATGAGAAGAAGCCGGAGGAGAAGAAGCCGGAGGAGAAGGCCCAAATCCATGATCCACACACTTGTTATCCACACACTTGTTATCAGTGTCGGCAAATATATCTCATGCCCATGCCAATGTCAATGGCCCCATATGATGAGCCCAACCCATCATGCTCCATCATGTGA